One region of Phragmites australis chromosome 18, lpPhrAust1.1, whole genome shotgun sequence genomic DNA includes:
- the LOC133899008 gene encoding uncharacterized protein LOC133899008 → MEPDADEDYMGDLSHFLPPSPSSPSPSTSVGRRKQPPEQAHAPAPPRAKRAKGVPWKERWRQERERKQREEDASTMAGLAEAIPESNVGFRMLKQMGYDPGARGAAQPVGIEIRRSRAGLGAEPAVAASPAPAAVVRTREAAEKERKREGKMAMELRARKSTQWRARRVVWDYRKAEAALAQLENQEVEPPAPETEEKGAEEEEEVITEEDLQIILARLRNHHHYCLYCGCKYESAEALANECPGPNEDDH, encoded by the exons ATGGAACCGGACGCCGACGAGGACTACATGGGGGATCTCTCCCACTTCCTCCCGCCGagcccctcctctccctccccctcgaCGAGCGTCGGGCGTCGGAAGCAGCCCCCAGAACAGGCGcatgcgccggcgccgccgcgggcGAAGCGCGCGAAGGGAGTGCCATGGAAGGAGCGGTGGCGGCAGGAGCGCGAGAGGAAGCAGAGGGAGGAGGACGCCAGCACGATGGCCGGGCTCGCGGAGGCCATCCCGGAGAGCAACGTCGGGTTCAGGATGCTGAAGCAGATGGGGTACGACCCTGGGGCGCGCGGCGCCGCCCAGCCGGTCGGCATCGAGATCCGGCGCTCACGGGCGGGGCTCGGGGCGGAGCCCGCGGTGGCtgcgtcgccggcgccggcagcgGTGGTGAGGAcgcgggaggcggcggagaaggagaggaagcgGGAGGGGAAGATGGCGATGGAGCTGAGGGCGAGGAAGAGCACGCAGTGGAGGGCTCGGAGGGTGGTGTGGGACTACCGCAAGGCCGAGGCGGCGCTCGCGCAGCTGGAGAACCAGGAGGTGGAGCCGCCGGCGCCAGAGACGGAGGAGAAGGgagcagaggaggaagaggaggtgatCACTGAAGAG GATTTGCAAATCATTTTGGCTAGGTTGCGCAATCACCACCACTACTGTCTTTATTGTGGATGCAAG TATGAATCAGCCGAAGCACTGGCAAATGAATGCCCAGGCCCTAATGAGGATGACCATTGA
- the LOC133899007 gene encoding squamosa promoter-binding-like protein 14 isoform X2, producing the protein MEIGSTGAGGGGGGDDQLHGLKFGKKIYFEDAGGSSSGSASAPPPPSSSPKPASGAPSGGKKGKGAAGGALASSAPARCQVEGCNLDLSGAKAYYCRHKVCAMHSKAPRVVVNGLEQRFCQQCSRFHLLPEFDQGKRSCRRRLAGHNERRRKPPPGPLASRYGRLAASFEEPGRFRSFLLDFSYPRVPSSMRDGWSAVRPGERVPGSIQWQVNLDPHHHHSAVTGYGAHSYGSQGSSTTGPPVFPAPELPPGGCLAGVSADSSCALSLLSTQPWDTTHSTSHNRAATLSATAGFDGSPVAPSLMASNYIAPNPWTGSRGHEGARNVPSQLPPEVPLNGLQSGSSHHGHFSGELELALQGNRPAPAPRMDQGSTGTFDQGGSTAGWSL; encoded by the exons ATGGAGATTGGCAGTACCGgcgccggtggcggcggcggcggggacgacCAGCTCCACGGGCTCAAGTTCGGCAAGAAGATCTACTTCGAGGACGCGGGCGGCAGTAGCAGTGGCAGCGCgagcgcgccgccgccaccgtcctCTTCGCCTAAGCCGGCCTCGGGAGCGCCCAGCGGAGGCAAGAAGGGGAAGGGCGCGGCCGGCGGGGCGTTGGCCTCGTCGGCACCGGCGCGGTGCCAGGTGGAGGGGtgcaacttggatctgagcgGTGCCAAAGCGTACTACTGCAGGCACAAGGTGTGCGCCATGCACTCCAAGGCGCCCCGCGTCGTCGTCAACGGCCTCGAGCAGCGCTTCTGCCAGCAGTGCAGCAG GTTCCACCTGTTGCCTGAATTTGACCAAGGAAAACGCAGCTGCCGCAGACGCCTTGCAGGCCACAATGAACGCCGGAGGAAGCCGCCCCCTGGACCTCTTGCATCACGCTATGGTCGCCTTGCTGCATCCTTTG AAGAGCCCGGCCGGTTCAGAAGCTTTCTGTTGGATTTCTCATACCCAAGGGTTCCAAGCAGCATGAGGGATGGGTGGTCAGCAGTTCGACCTGGTGAAAGGGTGCCTGGTAGTATCCAGTGGCAAGTGAACttagatcctcatcatcatcacagtGCAGTCACGGGATACGGCGCCCACTCATATGGTAGCCAGGGTAGCTCCACCACAGGGCCACCGGTGTTCCCTGCGCCGGAGCTCCCTCCGGGCGGATGTCTCGCAGGAGTCTCCGCTGACTCAAGctgtgctctctctcttctgtCAACTCAGCCATGGGATACTACCCACAGCACCAGCCACAACCGTGCCGCGACATTGTCCGCAACAGCAGGCTTTGATGGCAGTCCTGTGGCACCCTCCCTCATGGCGAGCAACTACATTGCGCCGAACCCCTGGACTGGCTCTCGGGGCCATGAAGGCGCGCGGAATGTGCCATCTCAGTTGCCACCTGAAGTCCCTCTCAATGGGTTGCAATCTGGCTCTAGCCATCACGGTCACTTCTCAGGTGAGCTCGAGCTTGCCCTGCAGGGAAACAGGCCAGCGCCAGCGCCACGCATGGACCAAGGCTCCACAGGCACATTCGACCAGGGCGGCAGCACAGCGGGCTGGTCCCTGTAG
- the LOC133898950 gene encoding probable lipoxygenase 8, chloroplastic isoform X1, giving the protein MSRPQLKPPPSHAHTCCSTTTRSLLFLPASSSLVRPSSLLTLGRPRRRGQTAIRCVSSPAAGSEEPSSGRSSSVAAASAMAAVRVKAVATIKVTVGGFLSSLRPSRAIDDVKDLIGRSLYLELVSSELDAKTGQEKPTLRSYAHRVADNDEEVVTYEADFDVPAGFGAVGAVLVTNEHRTAMLLEDVNLSSLAADDDDGDDAAPLLTIRCNSYVQPKCGDGVGAAPGKRVFFANKPYLPSQTPAGLQSYRKKDLEQKRGNGRGQRKATDRIYDYDVYNDLADPDNDAGKARPVLGGNKQFPYPRRCRTGRPPSSKGKRRRSNNASITQAHVGIGCSRSFDLFHAHADPKTETRSGDNYVPRDEAFSEVKTLQFSVTTLRSVLHAAVPAVQSTLIDPNLGFPSFFVVDKLFEDGVKLPKADQLGFLHGVVPRLLQILRDGPGDQVLLFDTPANVQKDKFAWLRDEEFARETLAGINPYAIELVREFPLKSKLDPAVYGPAESAITAEILERQMGHSMTVAEAVKQKRLFMLDYHDLFLPYVHKIRELEHTTMYGSRTIFFLSDDCTLRLLAIELTRPASPTQPQWRRVFTSSTDTTESWLWRMAKSHVRAHDSGHHELISHWLRTHCAVEPYIIAANRQLSEMHPIYQLMHPHFRYTMRINALARTALINAGGIIELSFSPQKYSMELSSVAYDQFWRFDTEALPADLIRRGMAEEDPKAEHGLKLTIKDYPFANDGLLIWDAIKSWVQAYVSRFYPDAGSLAGDAELQAFWTEVRTVGHGDKKDAPGWPTLDSPESLAHALTTMIWVASAHHAAVNFGQYDFGGYFPNRPSIARTNMPIEEPVDDAAHAAFQDNPDQALRECFPSQVQATLVMAVLDLLSTHSPDEEYLGGLETAPWNDDAAVQAAYRQFNARLKEIEGIIDARNTDRRLKNRCGAGIVPYQLMKPFSQAGVTGKGIPNSTSI; this is encoded by the exons ATGTCGCGCCCTCAGCTCAAGCCACCGCCTAGCCACGCCCATACTTGTTGTAGCACAACAACACGTAGCCTTCTCTTCCTCCCTGCCTCCTCCTCGTTGGTCCGCCCGTCGTCGCTCCTCACACTCGGCCGGCCTCGGCGGCGAGGGCAGACCGCCATCAGGTGTGTGTCGTCGCCAGCAGCCGGGTCGGAGGAGCCGAGCAGCGGTAGAAGTAGCAGTGTTGCCGCTGCTTCGGCCATGGCGGCGGTGCGTGTGAAGGCGGTGGCGACGATCAAGGTCACCGTGGGTGGGTTCCTCAGCAGCTTGAGGCCATCGAGGGCGATCGACGACGTCAAGGACCTGATCGGCAGGTCGCTCTACCTCGAGCTCGTCAGCTCAGAGCTTGACGCGA AGACGGGGCAGGAGAAACCAACGCTCCGGAGCTACGCCCACAGGGTGGCGGACAACGACGAGGAGGTCGTGACCTACGAGGCCGACTTCGACGTGCCGGCGGGCTTCGGCGCGGTCGGCGCCGTGCTGGTCACCAACGAGCACCGCACGGCGATGTTACTCGAGGACGTCAACCTGTCATCGTTGGCCGCCGATGACGATGACGGCGACGACGCCGCCCCGCTCCTCACCATCCGGTGCAACTCGTACGTGCAGCCCAAGTGTGGCGACGGCGTCGGCGCCGCGCCGGGGAAGCGCGTCTTCTTCGCTAACAAG CCTTACCTGCCGAGCCAGACGCCAGCCGGTCTGCAGAGCTACCGCAAGAAGGACCTGGAGCAGAAGCGTGGCAATGGCCGCGGACAGAGGAAGGCCACCGACCGTATCTACGACTACGACGTGTACAACGACCTCGCCGACCCCGACAACGACGCTGGCAAGGCCCGGCCGGTCCTCGGCGGCAACAAACAGTTCCCTTACCCGCGCCGCTGCCGCACCGGCCGGCCCCCATCGTCCAAAGGTAAACGTCGTCGTTCAAACAACGCATCGATCACGCAGGCGCATGTCGGAATCGGTTGCTCACGATCGTTCGATCTTTTCCATGCGCATGCAGATCCCAAGACGGAGACGAGGAGCGGCGACAACTACGTGCCGAGGGACGAGGCGTTCTCGGAGGTGAAGACGCTGCAGTTCTCCGTGACGACGCTGCGGTCGGTGCTCCACGCCGCCGTGCCGGCCGTCCAGTCCACGCTCATCGACCCCAACCTGGGCTTCCCCTCCTTCTTCGTCGTCGACAAGCTGTTCGAGGACGGGGTCAAGCTGCCGAAGGCCGACCAGCTCGGCTTCCTCCACGGCGTCGTGCCGCGCCTGCTCCAGATCCTCCGCGACGGGCCCGGCGACCAAGTACTGCTCTTCGACACGCCCGCCAATGTCCAGA AGGACAAGTTTGCATGGTTAAGGGACGAGGAGTTTGCCAGGGAGACGCTTGCCGGTATCAATCCGTACGCGATCGAGCTCGTCAGG GAGTTTCCTCTGAAGAGCAAGCTCGACCCGGCGGTGTACGGGCCagcggagtcggcgatcaccgCCGAGATACTGGAGAGGCAGATGGGGCACAGCATGACGGTCGCCGAGGCGGTGAAGCAGAAGCGGCTCTTCATGCTTGACTACCACGACCTGTTCCTGCCGTACGTGCACAAGATCCGGGAGCTGGAGCACACTACCATGTACGGCTCCCGcaccatcttcttcctcagcgacGACTGCACGCTGCGGCTGCTCGCCATCGAGCTCACCCGGCCGGCGTCGCCGACGCAGCCGCAGTGGAGGCGGGTGTTCACCTCGTCCACGGACACCACGGAGTCCTGGCTGTGGCGGATGGCCAAGTCGCACGTCCGCGCGCACGACTCCGGCCACCACGAACTCATCAGCCACTGGCTTCGCACGCACTGCGCGGTGGAGCCGTACATCATCGCGGCGAACCGGCAGCTCAGCGAGATGCACCCCATCTACCAGCTGATGCACCCGCACTTCCGGTACACCATGCGGATCAACGCGCTCGCGCGGACGGCGCTGATCAATGCCGGCGGCATCATCGAGCTCTCCTTCTCGCCGCAGAAGTATTCCATGGAGCTCAGCTCCGTCGCGTACGACCAGTTCTGGCGCTTCGACACGGAGGCCCTCCCCGCCGACCTCATCCGCAGGGGAATGGCCGAGGAGGATCCCAAGGCAGAGCACGGCCTGAAGCTCACGATCAAAGACTACCCGTTCGCCAACGACGGCCTCCTAATATGGGACGCCATCAAGAGCTGGGTGCAGGCGTACGTCTCGCGGTTCTACCCGGACGCCGGCAGCCTGGCCGGCGACGCGGAGCTGCAGGCGTTCTGGACGGAGGTGCGGACCGTGGGCCACGGCGACAAAAAGGACGCGCCAGGGTGGCCGACGCTGGACTCGCCGGAGAGCCTGGCGCACGCGCTTACGACCATGATCTGGGTCGCGTCGGCGCACCACGCCGCCGTCAACTTCGGGCAGTACGACTTCGGCGGCTACTTCCCCAACCGGCCGTCCATCGCGCGCACCAACATGCCGATAGAGGAGCCCGTGGACGACGCCGCGCACGCGGCATTCCAGGACAACCCGGACCAGGCACTCCGGGAGTGCTTCCCGTCGCAGGTGCAGGCGACGCTGGTGATGGCTGTGCTGGACCTGCTGTCCACGCACTCCCCGGACGAGGAGTACCTCGGCGGGCTGGAGACCGCGCCGTGGAACGACGACGCCGCAGTGCAGGCGGCGTACAGGCAGTTCAACGCGCGGCTGAAGGAGATCGAGGGGATCATCGACGCGAGGAACACGGACCGGAGGCTCAAGAACCGGTGCGGCGCTGGCATCGTGCCGTACCAGCTCATGAAGCCCTTCTCTCAGGCCGGTGTCACGGGCAAGGGCATCCCTAACAGCACGTCCATCTGA
- the LOC133898950 gene encoding probable lipoxygenase 8, chloroplastic isoform X2 yields the protein MSRPQLKPPPSHAHTCCSTTTRSLLFLPASSSLVRPSSLLTLGRPRRRGQTAIRCVSSPAAGSEEPSSGRSSSVAAASAMAAVRVKAVATIKVTVGGFLSSLRPSRAIDDVKDLIGRSLYLELVSSELDAKTGQEKPTLRSYAHRVADNDEEVVTYEADFDVPAGFGAVGAVLVTNEHRTAMLLEDVNLSSLAADDDDGDDAAPLLTIRCNSYVQPKCGDGVGAAPGKRVFFANKPYLPSQTPAGLQSYRKKDLEQKRGNGRGQRKATDRIYDYDVYNDLADPDNDAGKARPVLGGNKQFPYPRRCRTGRPPSSKDPKTETRSGDNYVPRDEAFSEVKTLQFSVTTLRSVLHAAVPAVQSTLIDPNLGFPSFFVVDKLFEDGVKLPKADQLGFLHGVVPRLLQILRDGPGDQVLLFDTPANVQKDKFAWLRDEEFARETLAGINPYAIELVREFPLKSKLDPAVYGPAESAITAEILERQMGHSMTVAEAVKQKRLFMLDYHDLFLPYVHKIRELEHTTMYGSRTIFFLSDDCTLRLLAIELTRPASPTQPQWRRVFTSSTDTTESWLWRMAKSHVRAHDSGHHELISHWLRTHCAVEPYIIAANRQLSEMHPIYQLMHPHFRYTMRINALARTALINAGGIIELSFSPQKYSMELSSVAYDQFWRFDTEALPADLIRRGMAEEDPKAEHGLKLTIKDYPFANDGLLIWDAIKSWVQAYVSRFYPDAGSLAGDAELQAFWTEVRTVGHGDKKDAPGWPTLDSPESLAHALTTMIWVASAHHAAVNFGQYDFGGYFPNRPSIARTNMPIEEPVDDAAHAAFQDNPDQALRECFPSQVQATLVMAVLDLLSTHSPDEEYLGGLETAPWNDDAAVQAAYRQFNARLKEIEGIIDARNTDRRLKNRCGAGIVPYQLMKPFSQAGVTGKGIPNSTSI from the exons ATGTCGCGCCCTCAGCTCAAGCCACCGCCTAGCCACGCCCATACTTGTTGTAGCACAACAACACGTAGCCTTCTCTTCCTCCCTGCCTCCTCCTCGTTGGTCCGCCCGTCGTCGCTCCTCACACTCGGCCGGCCTCGGCGGCGAGGGCAGACCGCCATCAGGTGTGTGTCGTCGCCAGCAGCCGGGTCGGAGGAGCCGAGCAGCGGTAGAAGTAGCAGTGTTGCCGCTGCTTCGGCCATGGCGGCGGTGCGTGTGAAGGCGGTGGCGACGATCAAGGTCACCGTGGGTGGGTTCCTCAGCAGCTTGAGGCCATCGAGGGCGATCGACGACGTCAAGGACCTGATCGGCAGGTCGCTCTACCTCGAGCTCGTCAGCTCAGAGCTTGACGCGA AGACGGGGCAGGAGAAACCAACGCTCCGGAGCTACGCCCACAGGGTGGCGGACAACGACGAGGAGGTCGTGACCTACGAGGCCGACTTCGACGTGCCGGCGGGCTTCGGCGCGGTCGGCGCCGTGCTGGTCACCAACGAGCACCGCACGGCGATGTTACTCGAGGACGTCAACCTGTCATCGTTGGCCGCCGATGACGATGACGGCGACGACGCCGCCCCGCTCCTCACCATCCGGTGCAACTCGTACGTGCAGCCCAAGTGTGGCGACGGCGTCGGCGCCGCGCCGGGGAAGCGCGTCTTCTTCGCTAACAAG CCTTACCTGCCGAGCCAGACGCCAGCCGGTCTGCAGAGCTACCGCAAGAAGGACCTGGAGCAGAAGCGTGGCAATGGCCGCGGACAGAGGAAGGCCACCGACCGTATCTACGACTACGACGTGTACAACGACCTCGCCGACCCCGACAACGACGCTGGCAAGGCCCGGCCGGTCCTCGGCGGCAACAAACAGTTCCCTTACCCGCGCCGCTGCCGCACCGGCCGGCCCCCATCGTCCAAAG ATCCCAAGACGGAGACGAGGAGCGGCGACAACTACGTGCCGAGGGACGAGGCGTTCTCGGAGGTGAAGACGCTGCAGTTCTCCGTGACGACGCTGCGGTCGGTGCTCCACGCCGCCGTGCCGGCCGTCCAGTCCACGCTCATCGACCCCAACCTGGGCTTCCCCTCCTTCTTCGTCGTCGACAAGCTGTTCGAGGACGGGGTCAAGCTGCCGAAGGCCGACCAGCTCGGCTTCCTCCACGGCGTCGTGCCGCGCCTGCTCCAGATCCTCCGCGACGGGCCCGGCGACCAAGTACTGCTCTTCGACACGCCCGCCAATGTCCAGA AGGACAAGTTTGCATGGTTAAGGGACGAGGAGTTTGCCAGGGAGACGCTTGCCGGTATCAATCCGTACGCGATCGAGCTCGTCAGG GAGTTTCCTCTGAAGAGCAAGCTCGACCCGGCGGTGTACGGGCCagcggagtcggcgatcaccgCCGAGATACTGGAGAGGCAGATGGGGCACAGCATGACGGTCGCCGAGGCGGTGAAGCAGAAGCGGCTCTTCATGCTTGACTACCACGACCTGTTCCTGCCGTACGTGCACAAGATCCGGGAGCTGGAGCACACTACCATGTACGGCTCCCGcaccatcttcttcctcagcgacGACTGCACGCTGCGGCTGCTCGCCATCGAGCTCACCCGGCCGGCGTCGCCGACGCAGCCGCAGTGGAGGCGGGTGTTCACCTCGTCCACGGACACCACGGAGTCCTGGCTGTGGCGGATGGCCAAGTCGCACGTCCGCGCGCACGACTCCGGCCACCACGAACTCATCAGCCACTGGCTTCGCACGCACTGCGCGGTGGAGCCGTACATCATCGCGGCGAACCGGCAGCTCAGCGAGATGCACCCCATCTACCAGCTGATGCACCCGCACTTCCGGTACACCATGCGGATCAACGCGCTCGCGCGGACGGCGCTGATCAATGCCGGCGGCATCATCGAGCTCTCCTTCTCGCCGCAGAAGTATTCCATGGAGCTCAGCTCCGTCGCGTACGACCAGTTCTGGCGCTTCGACACGGAGGCCCTCCCCGCCGACCTCATCCGCAGGGGAATGGCCGAGGAGGATCCCAAGGCAGAGCACGGCCTGAAGCTCACGATCAAAGACTACCCGTTCGCCAACGACGGCCTCCTAATATGGGACGCCATCAAGAGCTGGGTGCAGGCGTACGTCTCGCGGTTCTACCCGGACGCCGGCAGCCTGGCCGGCGACGCGGAGCTGCAGGCGTTCTGGACGGAGGTGCGGACCGTGGGCCACGGCGACAAAAAGGACGCGCCAGGGTGGCCGACGCTGGACTCGCCGGAGAGCCTGGCGCACGCGCTTACGACCATGATCTGGGTCGCGTCGGCGCACCACGCCGCCGTCAACTTCGGGCAGTACGACTTCGGCGGCTACTTCCCCAACCGGCCGTCCATCGCGCGCACCAACATGCCGATAGAGGAGCCCGTGGACGACGCCGCGCACGCGGCATTCCAGGACAACCCGGACCAGGCACTCCGGGAGTGCTTCCCGTCGCAGGTGCAGGCGACGCTGGTGATGGCTGTGCTGGACCTGCTGTCCACGCACTCCCCGGACGAGGAGTACCTCGGCGGGCTGGAGACCGCGCCGTGGAACGACGACGCCGCAGTGCAGGCGGCGTACAGGCAGTTCAACGCGCGGCTGAAGGAGATCGAGGGGATCATCGACGCGAGGAACACGGACCGGAGGCTCAAGAACCGGTGCGGCGCTGGCATCGTGCCGTACCAGCTCATGAAGCCCTTCTCTCAGGCCGGTGTCACGGGCAAGGGCATCCCTAACAGCACGTCCATCTGA
- the LOC133899007 gene encoding squamosa promoter-binding-like protein 14 isoform X1, which translates to MEIGSTGAGGGGGGDDQLHGLKFGKKIYFEDAGGSSSGSASAPPPPSSSPKPASGAPSGGKKGKGAAGGALASSAPARCQVEGCNLDLSGAKAYYCRHKVCAMHSKAPRVVVNGLEQRFCQQCSRFHLLPEFDQGKRSCRRRLAGHNERRRKPPPGPLASRYGRLAASFGEEPGRFRSFLLDFSYPRVPSSMRDGWSAVRPGERVPGSIQWQVNLDPHHHHSAVTGYGAHSYGSQGSSTTGPPVFPAPELPPGGCLAGVSADSSCALSLLSTQPWDTTHSTSHNRAATLSATAGFDGSPVAPSLMASNYIAPNPWTGSRGHEGARNVPSQLPPEVPLNGLQSGSSHHGHFSGELELALQGNRPAPAPRMDQGSTGTFDQGGSTAGWSL; encoded by the exons ATGGAGATTGGCAGTACCGgcgccggtggcggcggcggcggggacgacCAGCTCCACGGGCTCAAGTTCGGCAAGAAGATCTACTTCGAGGACGCGGGCGGCAGTAGCAGTGGCAGCGCgagcgcgccgccgccaccgtcctCTTCGCCTAAGCCGGCCTCGGGAGCGCCCAGCGGAGGCAAGAAGGGGAAGGGCGCGGCCGGCGGGGCGTTGGCCTCGTCGGCACCGGCGCGGTGCCAGGTGGAGGGGtgcaacttggatctgagcgGTGCCAAAGCGTACTACTGCAGGCACAAGGTGTGCGCCATGCACTCCAAGGCGCCCCGCGTCGTCGTCAACGGCCTCGAGCAGCGCTTCTGCCAGCAGTGCAGCAG GTTCCACCTGTTGCCTGAATTTGACCAAGGAAAACGCAGCTGCCGCAGACGCCTTGCAGGCCACAATGAACGCCGGAGGAAGCCGCCCCCTGGACCTCTTGCATCACGCTATGGTCGCCTTGCTGCATCCTTTGGTG AAGAGCCCGGCCGGTTCAGAAGCTTTCTGTTGGATTTCTCATACCCAAGGGTTCCAAGCAGCATGAGGGATGGGTGGTCAGCAGTTCGACCTGGTGAAAGGGTGCCTGGTAGTATCCAGTGGCAAGTGAACttagatcctcatcatcatcacagtGCAGTCACGGGATACGGCGCCCACTCATATGGTAGCCAGGGTAGCTCCACCACAGGGCCACCGGTGTTCCCTGCGCCGGAGCTCCCTCCGGGCGGATGTCTCGCAGGAGTCTCCGCTGACTCAAGctgtgctctctctcttctgtCAACTCAGCCATGGGATACTACCCACAGCACCAGCCACAACCGTGCCGCGACATTGTCCGCAACAGCAGGCTTTGATGGCAGTCCTGTGGCACCCTCCCTCATGGCGAGCAACTACATTGCGCCGAACCCCTGGACTGGCTCTCGGGGCCATGAAGGCGCGCGGAATGTGCCATCTCAGTTGCCACCTGAAGTCCCTCTCAATGGGTTGCAATCTGGCTCTAGCCATCACGGTCACTTCTCAGGTGAGCTCGAGCTTGCCCTGCAGGGAAACAGGCCAGCGCCAGCGCCACGCATGGACCAAGGCTCCACAGGCACATTCGACCAGGGCGGCAGCACAGCGGGCTGGTCCCTGTAG